A region from the Silene latifolia isolate original U9 population chromosome 7, ASM4854445v1, whole genome shotgun sequence genome encodes:
- the LOC141590789 gene encoding F-box protein CPR1-like, whose protein sequence is MTQTTHNTSLPEDTIMEILSRLPVKTLLRFKSASKSLFNLIISPEFVKLHLRRSLVRNSSIILFNSYKFLACFDVDPPQRPLVQLDIHPDVINLLEPYFDDNLIKYFRPGIVGICNGVVCFKKPKEIVLYNPATRAFRQVPRRPFHAKCRDELIAYDCVGDDFKIFSIIKYFGKRGDSDECETYMYNLKDNSWSKIKSPPRGFHYFPSGCRIANDALYWMIYEGGLVNLRIVRFDVSSQRYEEISLPIPGKGLWKIRLGVLNGRLHLMDQEFGLDIWMLKEDNCWSRVFHSSDSEYKHCLSSHSLESFFLEPYAYSKDGRKIIIGDLDMYKKVICCDLESQTLGVVQVLGLPKGGYFTGIPWTESLVPLA, encoded by the coding sequence aTGACGCAAACAACACATAATACGTCTCTTCCAGAGGATACTATCATGGAGATCCTCTCACGGCTTCCTGTCAAGACTCTTTTACGCTTCAAATCCGCCTCGAAGTCATTGTTCAACCTGATTATCAGTCCAGAGTTTGTCAAACTCCATCTACGTCGATCCCTCGTACGAAACTCTAGCATAATTCTCTTCAATTCATATAAGTTCCTCGCTTGTTTTGATGTCGATCCCCCTCAACGTCCCCTTGTTCAACTTGATATACATCCCGACGTCATCAACCTTCTTGAGCCGTATTTCGATGACAATCTTATTAAATATTTTCGTCCCGGGATTGTAGGTATATGCAATGGAGTGGTTTGTTTTAAGAAACCAAAAGAGATTGTCCTGTACAACCCTGCCACCCGGGCCTTTAGACAAGTACCAAGACGTCCATTTCACGCAAAGTGTCGGGATGAGTTAATTGCGTACGATTGTGTTGGTGACGATTTTAAGATTTTCAGTATTATCAAGTACTTTGGGAAAAGAGGGGATTCTGATGAGTGCGAAACTTATATGTACAATTTGAAAGATAATTCATGGTCGAAGATTAAGAGCCCACCTCGGGGTTTTCATTATTTTCCATCTGGTTGTCGTATTGCAAACGACGCGTTGTATTGGATGATTTATGAGGGTGGCTTGGTAAATTTACGaattgtgcgttttgatgtatcGAGTCAAAGGTATGAAGAGATATCATTACCTATACCAGGTAAAGGCCTTTGGAAGATAAGATTAGGGGTATTAAACGGACGTCTACATTTAATGGATCAAGAGTTCGGTTTGGATATATGGATGCTAAAGGAAGACAATTGTTGGAGTCGAGTGTTTCATTCTTCAGATTCGGAATATAAGCATTGCCTGTCTTCTCATTCATTGGAAAGTTTTTTCCTGGAGCCTTACGCTTACTCAAAAGACGGACGCAAAATTATCATAGGAGACCTGGATATGTATAAGAAAGTCATTTGCTGTGATCTCGAGTCTCAAACTCTCGGCGTCGTTCAAGTACTTGGTTTGCCGAAAGGTGGTTACTTTACAGGAATACCATGGACGGAATCGCTTGTTCCGCTTGCATAG
- the LOC141590788 gene encoding F-box protein CPR1-like codes for MSMKKTRNSRSLPDDLIMEILSRLPVKTLLRFKSASKSLLNLIIRSEFVKLHLCRSLIRNSSTILLLSSDETFLASFDLDHLQCPPVRLDTHPDVKKYNRLPRIIGTCNGVVCFKNDKDYVLYNPATRAYKKVPIRVIRPGSSHSTSFQEVFAYDCVSDDFKIFRFINYFNETDQTGSETYLYSLKDNSWSTIKSPPQDYRGHIYCTCIANNFLYWRNNNYDSKNTRVMRLDLSSHNYEEISLPIRVEGLWNIRLGVLNGRLHLMDQEFGLDIWMLKEDKCWTRVFHSSDSEYMDFLSSHSMTDYSLGPYAYSKDGRKIIIGDLRVYKKVICCDLESQTLSVIQVLGLPEGVNFTVIPLPWTESLLLLA; via the coding sequence ATGAGTATGAAGAAAACAAGAAATAGTAGGTCTCTTCCTGATGATCTTATCATGGAGATCCTATCCCGGTTGCCGGTTAAGACTCTTTTACGCTTTAAATCCGCTTCTAAGTCATTGCTCAACCTGATTATCCGTTCTGAGTTTGTTAAACTCCATCTATGTCGATCCCTAATCCGAAACTCTAGCACAATTCTCCTCCTTTCAAGTGATGAGACCTTCCTAGCGTCTTTCGATTTGGACCACCTTCAATGTCCTCCTGTTCGACTCGATACACATCCCGATGTCAAAAAATATAATCGCCTTCCTAGGATAATAGGTACATGCAATGGGGTGGTCTGTTTTAAGAATGATAAAGATTATGTTCTGTACAACCCAGCCACCCGGGCCTATAAAAAAGTACCAATACGGGTTATACGGCCAGGGTCGTCTCACTCCACTTCATTCCAAGAAGTGTTTGCGTATGATTGCGTTAGTGACGATTTTAAGATTTTCAGGTTCATCAACTACTTTAATGAAACAGACCAGACTGGTTCCGAAACTTATTTGTACAGTTTGAAGGATAATTCATGGTCGACGATTAAGAGTCCACCTCAGGATTATCGCGGTCATATATATTGTACTTGTATTGCTAACAACTTTTTGTATTGGAGAAATAATAATTATGACTCAAAAAATACACGGGTTATGCGTTTAGATCTATCGAGTCACAATTATGAAGAGATATCATTACCTATACGAGTTGAAGGACTTTGGAACATAAGATTAGGGGTATTAAACGGACGTCTACATTTAATGGATCAAGAGTTCGGTTTGGATATATGGATGCTAAAGGAAGACAAATGTTGGACTCGAGTGTTTCATTCTTCAGATTCGGAATATATGGATTTCCTCTCATCTCATTCAATGACAGATTATTCCCTGGGGCCTTACGCTTACTCAAAAGACGGACGCAAAATTATCATAGGAGACCTGCGAGTGTATAAGAAAGTCATTTGCTGTGATCTCGAGTCTCAAACTCTCAGCGTCATTCAAGTACTTGGTTTGCCGGAAGGTGTTAACTTTACAGTAATACCATTACCATGGACGGAATCCCTTCTTCTGCTTGCATAG
- the LOC141590790 gene encoding F-box protein CPR1-like: MSMKKTRNSRSLPDDLIMDILSRLPVKTLLRFKSASKSLLNLIIRSEFVKLHLCRSQIRNSSTILLHSSEAFLAAFDFDQLQCPPVRLDTHPDVIQYNYLPWLISTCNGVVCYKNNKEYVLYNQATRAYKKVPIQVIRLGSSHVTLCQEVFAYDCISDDFKIFSFINYFNEKDQPGSETYMYSFKDNSWSTIKSPPQDHRSHISCTRIANNFLYWKNNNYDSKNTRVMRLDLSSHNYEEISLPIRVKGLWNIRLGVLNGRLHIMDQEFDLNIWMLKEDNCWTRVFHSSDSEYKHSMTDYSLEPYAYSKDGRKIIIGNMRIYKKVICCDLESQTISVVQVPGLPESGTFTVIPLPWTESLVPLG; encoded by the coding sequence ATGAGTATGAAGAAAACAAGAAATAGTAGGTCTCTTCCAGATGATCTTATCATGGACATCCTATCCCGGCTTCCGGTTAAGACTCTTTTACGCTTTAAATCTGCTTCTAAGTCATTGCTCAACCTGATTATCCGTTCTGAGTTTGTTAAACTTCATCTATGTCGATCCCAAATCCGAAACTCTAGCACAATTCTCCTCCATTCAAGTGAGGCCTTCCTAGCGGCTTTTGATTTCGACCAACTTCAATGTCCTCCTGTTCGACTTGATACACATCCCGATGTCATCCAATATAATTACCTTCCTTGGTTAATAAGTACATGCAATGGGGTGGTCTGTTATAAGAATAATAAAGAGTATGTTCTGTACAACCAAGCCACCCGAGCCTATAAAAAAGTACCAATACAGGTTATACGGCTAGGGTCGTCTCATGTCACTTTATGCCAAGAAGTGTTTGCGTATGATTGCATTAGTGACGATTTTAAGATTTTCAGTTTCATCAACTACTTTAATGAAAAAGACCAGCCTGGTTCCGAAACTTATATGTACAGTTTTAAGGATAATTCATGGTCGACGATTAAGAGTCCACCTCAGGATCATCGTAGTCATATATCTTGCACTCGTATTGCTAACAACTTTTTGTATTGGAAAAATAATAATTATGACTCAAAAAATACACGGGTTATGCGATTAGATCTATCGAGTCACAATTATGAAGAGATATCATTACCTATACGAGTTAAGGGCCTTTGGAACATAAGATTAGGGGTATTAAACGGACGTCTACATATAATGGATCAAGAGTTCGATTTGAATATATGGATGCTAAAGGAAGACAATTGTTGGACTCGAGTGTTTCATTCTTCAGATTCGGAATATAAGCATTCAATGACAGATTATTCCCTGGAGCCTTACGCTTACTCAAAAGACGGACGCAAAATTATCATAGGAAACATGCGAATTTATAAGAAAGTCATTTGCTGTGATCTCGAGTCTCAAACGATCAGCGTGGTTCAAGTACCTGGTTTGCCAGAAAGTGGTACCTTTACAGTAATACCATTACCATGGACGGAATCCCTTGTTCCGCTTGGATAG